A genomic window from Methanoculleus sp. SDB includes:
- a CDS encoding glutamine synthetase yields the protein MVHDEITRTLDRLEIDEVRFIRLQFSDIQGMPKNVAIPIKQAEKALTDGIGFDGSSIEGFARIEESDMVLRPDPSTYSLLPWRRGTDTVARFICDVHMPDGRPFDGDPRYVLKKTLAEAEKMGYVFNTGPELEFFIFKMLDGKPSLEFQDTGGYFDLAPTDLAENVRRDIVLALTEMGFDIEASHHEVAESQHEIDFKYSDALNTADNVITFKFATKTIALLNGLHASFMAKPIYGINGSGMHTNASLARDGKNAFFDPDAPRQLSPIALQFIAGVLAHVKGITRLANPTINSYKRLVPGYEAPVYISWSASNRTALIRVPAPRGNSTRIELRSPDPTCNPYLTFAAILAAGLDGIKNGMEAPPSTDTNIFRMSAAERDAAGIETLPGDLRTANSHLLKDDVLCTTLGPHVVEGLANIAEIEWDLFRTAVHPWEVGQYLNY from the coding sequence ATGGTACATGATGAGATCACCAGAACTCTCGATCGGCTTGAGATCGACGAGGTGCGGTTCATCCGCCTCCAGTTTTCGGATATCCAGGGGATGCCGAAAAATGTTGCAATCCCAATAAAACAGGCGGAAAAAGCATTAACGGACGGGATCGGATTTGATGGTTCGTCCATCGAGGGATTTGCCCGCATTGAGGAGTCGGACATGGTACTGCGGCCCGATCCCTCGACATACAGCCTCCTGCCGTGGCGAAGGGGTACCGATACCGTGGCACGGTTTATCTGTGACGTGCACATGCCGGACGGGAGGCCCTTTGACGGTGACCCCCGCTATGTCCTGAAGAAAACCCTCGCCGAGGCAGAAAAGATGGGATATGTCTTCAACACGGGACCGGAGCTCGAATTTTTCATCTTTAAAATGCTGGACGGGAAGCCGAGCCTCGAGTTTCAGGATACGGGTGGGTATTTCGATCTCGCCCCGACCGATCTCGCGGAGAATGTCCGGCGTGACATCGTCCTTGCCCTGACCGAGATGGGATTCGACATCGAAGCGTCTCACCATGAAGTTGCGGAGAGCCAGCACGAGATTGACTTCAAGTACAGTGACGCGCTGAATACCGCCGACAATGTCATCACCTTTAAATTTGCCACGAAAACCATCGCGCTTTTAAACGGCCTGCATGCCTCGTTCATGGCGAAGCCGATTTACGGGATCAACGGAAGCGGCATGCATACGAACGCTTCTCTCGCCCGCGACGGGAAGAACGCATTCTTCGATCCCGACGCTCCCAGGCAGCTCTCGCCAATCGCGCTCCAATTCATCGCCGGAGTGCTCGCCCATGTCAAGGGCATCACACGGCTCGCAAACCCGACGATCAACTCATACAAACGGCTGGTTCCGGGCTATGAAGCCCCGGTTTATATCTCGTGGAGCGCTTCGAACCGCACCGCCCTCATCCGGGTCCCTGCGCCGCGTGGAAACAGCACCCGCATCGAGCTCCGGAGCCCGGATCCGACATGCAATCCGTACCTGACATTCGCGGCAATCCTCGCGGCAGGGCTTGACGGTATAAAGAACGGGATGGAAGCGCCGCCCAGCACCGATACGAACATCTTCCGGATGTCCGCGGCCGAGCGCGACGCGGCAGGCATTGAAACCCTCCCCGGCGATCTCAGAACCGCAAACAGCCACCTGCTCAAAGACGATGTGCTCTGTACCACGCTCGGTCCGCATGTGGTGGAGGGGCTCGCCAATATTGCGGAGATTGAATGGGATCTGTTCCGCACCGCGGTCCACCCCTGGGAAGTCGGGCAGTATTTAAACTATTAA